A stretch of Arthrobacter sp. NEB 688 DNA encodes these proteins:
- a CDS encoding methyltransferase domain-containing protein: protein MSDDRGRRPGPASGSRTTAVQRVLDAHAEQRAAALGRPLRVLDLGGGTGGTAVPLAVAGHELTVVDPSPDALFSLRRRASERGVQERVRALQGDADTVGSLVGADDPFDLVCLHGTLEVVDDPAAAVGAAAGLLAPGGTFSLVVAQRLHAVLTNALAGRLDRARAVLERPDGRWGEDDPAPRRFDEAAVVALVEAHGLTPVHVQGVRVFADLVPSALLDSEADRTTLAALEEAAATDTGHPLLGSLGSALHVLATRG, encoded by the coding sequence GTGTCCGACGACCGCGGCCGGCGGCCCGGCCCCGCGAGCGGGTCGCGGACGACGGCGGTCCAGCGCGTCCTCGACGCCCACGCCGAGCAGCGCGCGGCGGCCCTCGGGCGGCCGCTGCGGGTCCTCGACCTCGGGGGCGGCACCGGCGGCACCGCCGTGCCCCTCGCCGTCGCCGGCCACGAGCTCACCGTCGTCGACCCCAGCCCGGACGCCCTCTTCTCGCTGCGCCGGCGCGCGAGCGAGCGCGGCGTCCAGGAGCGGGTCCGGGCGCTGCAGGGCGACGCCGACACCGTCGGCTCCCTCGTCGGCGCCGACGACCCCTTCGACCTCGTCTGCCTCCACGGCACCCTCGAGGTCGTCGACGACCCCGCGGCCGCGGTCGGCGCGGCGGCCGGCCTCCTCGCCCCGGGTGGGACGTTCAGCCTCGTCGTCGCCCAGCGGCTGCACGCCGTCCTCACCAACGCCCTCGCCGGCCGGCTCGACCGGGCCCGCGCGGTCCTCGAGCGACCCGACGGGCGCTGGGGCGAGGACGACCCCGCGCCGCGGCGGTTCGACGAGGCCGCCGTCGTCGCGCTCGTCGAGGCGCACGGGCTCACCCCGGTCCACGTCCAGGGCGTGCGGGTCTTCGCCGACCTCGTGCCCTCCGCGCTCCTGGACTCCGAGGCCGACCGCACCACCCTGGCCGCCCTCGAGGAGGCCGCGGCGACCGACACCGGCCACCCGCTGCTCGGCAGCCTCGGCAGCGCCCTGCACGTCCTCGCGACCCGGGGCTGA
- the dnaE gene encoding DNA polymerase III subunit alpha, whose translation MRYGASQPDDLVARAVDLGQGTLALTDRDGLYGAVRFAQACGAAGVDPVLGVDLAVEDLLPAPPVRRARTPVRGGAIVDPRRPRVTVLGRGGGGGAAAAAGWASLCRLVTETHLRGERGVPVTTPALLARWTAPGGDDAAAPARLVVLLGPDSDVGRAVLAGQREHARDLLARWRALLPRDGLAVEVVLHGGPEGTPGCRSHAGRMLALADAAGVTAVLSAAVRHAEPGQVRTVDVLDAARRLVVLDSRHLDRVTDAGHLASTADMHARALVVTGGDTSRAQRLLAMTARVAAECVQDARDDLGIGAVHLPEPEVLGIEPGTDPMDVLAQKCRAAVGWRYPDATDAERQVVLDRLDAELTVVRSLGYPTYFLTVAEVTDLVRARGVRVAARGSGAGSLVNHLLGISGVDPIRHRLLMERFCSPLRAELPDIDVDVESARRTEIYEAVLERFGGERVTCVSMMDTYKVRHAVRDVGAALGMPPLEVDEIAKAFPHVRAKDARHAIADLPELRSRGLDSPRLAQFFDLVESLDGLPRHIALHPCGVVLSNAGMLDRTPVEASWLGFPMSQLDKDDVETLGFLKLDVLGIRMQSSMAHAVAEVQRVTGERIDLDDEAQVPLDDPDTFELIRTTRTLGMFQIESPGQRELVGKLGPTAFDDLIVDISLFRPGPVKSDMITPFLESRHGWRETRFLHPSLVPALAETEGVVVFHEQVLLIVAETTGVSLAQADEVRRSMGTPHGQQEVEAWWRPAAAARGYAAEDRDRIWEVLKSFASFGFCKAHAAAFALPTYHSAWLKTHHPAAFLSGILTHDPGMYPKRLLLDDARSFGIPVLGLDVNASREVYRIERVLGPDEAGAAGPGWKQDPQPYGIRLSLADVKGISEAEVARVVAGQPYADLGDFWARARVSRPVTERLVLAGAFDSLHGTATGGGLGRRGRVTRRDLLLHVAELDRWDRGTARSRGARTTRRALPTSAAAEVEAGGVDVRLRAAAQSRAAREVVPAAEQPTQLTLDLGDRPRLVAGAGLPEMTGAERVRAELDVLGLDVSSHVVSFYEPLLEALGVTRSRDLVGSRSRSEVWVAGVKVATQTPPVRSGRRVVFLTLDDGTGPSDCTFFEDVQGPYSGVVFHSWLLLVRGVLRRTGERGVSIRATGAWELAALWDAWQLGGLEAVRAAVAAGEAEAVARAEAAEHAAREAAERSGRRVLVHASGFRQSPYADIKPAGADPRAGRGVPVLDHPGGLPRPVTVTPPGQVVPAAAAAPALPSRKLWHASPGSSGH comes from the coding sequence ATGCGCTACGGCGCCTCGCAGCCCGACGACCTCGTCGCCCGTGCCGTCGACCTCGGCCAGGGCACGCTCGCGCTGACCGACCGCGACGGGCTCTACGGCGCGGTCCGGTTCGCCCAGGCGTGCGGCGCGGCGGGCGTCGACCCCGTCCTCGGGGTCGACCTCGCCGTCGAGGACCTCCTGCCGGCCCCGCCCGTGCGACGGGCGCGCACCCCGGTCCGCGGCGGCGCGATCGTCGACCCGCGCCGGCCCCGGGTCACCGTCCTCGGCCGGGGCGGCGGCGGGGGAGCGGCGGCCGCGGCCGGCTGGGCCTCCCTCTGCCGGCTCGTCACCGAGACCCACCTGCGCGGCGAGCGCGGCGTCCCGGTCACCACCCCGGCCCTCCTCGCCCGGTGGACGGCCCCGGGCGGTGACGACGCCGCCGCCCCGGCGCGCCTCGTCGTCCTCCTCGGCCCCGACTCCGACGTCGGGCGGGCCGTCCTCGCCGGGCAGCGCGAGCACGCCCGCGACCTCCTCGCCCGCTGGCGCGCGCTCCTGCCGCGCGACGGCCTCGCCGTCGAGGTCGTCCTGCACGGCGGCCCCGAGGGCACGCCGGGCTGCCGGTCGCACGCCGGCCGGATGCTCGCCCTCGCCGACGCCGCGGGGGTGACGGCGGTCCTCAGCGCCGCCGTCCGGCACGCCGAGCCCGGGCAGGTGCGCACCGTCGACGTCCTCGACGCCGCGCGCCGGCTCGTCGTCCTCGACTCCCGCCACCTCGACCGGGTCACCGACGCCGGCCACCTCGCGAGCACCGCCGACATGCACGCGCGCGCCCTGGTCGTCACCGGCGGCGACACCTCCCGCGCGCAGCGCCTCCTCGCGATGACCGCGCGGGTGGCCGCCGAGTGCGTCCAGGACGCCCGCGACGACCTCGGCATCGGCGCGGTCCACCTGCCCGAGCCCGAGGTCCTCGGCATCGAGCCCGGCACCGACCCGATGGACGTCCTCGCGCAGAAGTGCCGGGCCGCGGTCGGGTGGCGCTACCCCGACGCGACCGACGCCGAGCGGCAGGTCGTCCTCGACCGGCTCGACGCCGAGCTCACCGTCGTCCGCTCGCTCGGCTACCCCACGTACTTCCTCACCGTCGCCGAGGTCACCGACCTCGTCCGCGCCCGTGGCGTGCGCGTCGCGGCCCGCGGCTCGGGCGCCGGCAGCCTCGTCAACCACCTCCTCGGCATCAGCGGGGTCGACCCGATCCGCCACCGGCTGCTCATGGAGCGGTTCTGCTCCCCGCTGCGCGCCGAGCTGCCGGACATCGACGTCGACGTCGAGTCGGCCCGCCGCACCGAGATCTACGAGGCCGTCCTCGAGCGCTTCGGCGGCGAGCGCGTCACGTGCGTCTCGATGATGGACACCTACAAGGTCCGCCACGCCGTCCGCGACGTCGGCGCCGCGCTCGGGATGCCCCCGCTCGAGGTCGACGAGATCGCCAAGGCCTTCCCGCACGTGCGCGCCAAGGACGCTCGGCACGCCATCGCCGACCTGCCCGAGCTGCGCAGCCGCGGCCTGGACTCCCCGCGGCTGGCGCAGTTCTTCGACCTCGTCGAGTCCCTCGACGGCCTGCCCCGGCACATCGCGCTGCACCCGTGCGGGGTCGTGCTGTCCAACGCCGGGATGCTCGACCGCACGCCCGTCGAGGCCTCGTGGCTCGGCTTCCCGATGAGCCAGCTCGACAAGGACGACGTCGAGACCCTCGGCTTCCTCAAGCTCGACGTCCTCGGCATCCGGATGCAGTCCTCGATGGCGCACGCCGTCGCCGAGGTGCAGCGGGTCACCGGCGAGCGCATCGACCTCGACGACGAGGCGCAGGTGCCGCTCGACGACCCCGACACCTTCGAGCTCATCCGCACCACCCGCACCCTCGGGATGTTCCAGATCGAGAGCCCCGGCCAGCGCGAGCTCGTCGGCAAGCTCGGGCCCACCGCGTTCGACGACCTCATCGTCGACATCTCGCTCTTCCGGCCCGGCCCGGTCAAGTCCGACATGATCACGCCGTTCCTGGAGTCCCGGCACGGCTGGCGCGAGACGCGCTTCCTCCACCCGAGCCTCGTCCCGGCGCTCGCGGAGACCGAGGGCGTCGTCGTCTTCCACGAGCAGGTGCTCCTCATCGTCGCCGAGACGACCGGGGTGAGCCTGGCCCAGGCCGACGAGGTCCGCCGCTCGATGGGCACCCCGCACGGCCAGCAGGAGGTCGAGGCGTGGTGGCGCCCCGCGGCGGCCGCGCGCGGCTACGCGGCCGAGGACCGCGACCGGATCTGGGAGGTGCTGAAGTCGTTCGCGTCCTTCGGGTTCTGCAAGGCGCACGCCGCGGCCTTCGCGCTGCCGACCTACCACTCGGCGTGGCTGAAGACCCACCACCCGGCGGCCTTCCTCTCCGGCATCCTCACCCACGACCCGGGGATGTACCCCAAGCGGCTGCTCCTCGACGACGCCCGCTCCTTCGGCATCCCCGTCCTCGGCCTCGACGTCAACGCCTCGCGCGAGGTCTACCGCATCGAGCGGGTCCTCGGGCCGGACGAGGCGGGCGCAGCGGGCCCGGGCTGGAAGCAGGACCCGCAGCCGTACGGCATCCGGCTCTCGCTCGCCGACGTCAAGGGCATCAGCGAGGCCGAGGTCGCGCGGGTCGTCGCCGGCCAGCCCTACGCCGACCTCGGTGACTTCTGGGCCCGGGCGCGGGTCAGCCGGCCGGTCACCGAGCGGCTCGTCCTCGCCGGCGCCTTCGACTCCCTCCACGGCACCGCCACCGGGGGCGGCCTCGGGCGGCGCGGCCGGGTCACCCGCCGCGACCTGCTCCTCCACGTCGCCGAGCTCGACCGCTGGGACCGCGGCACCGCCCGCTCCCGCGGGGCGCGCACCACCCGGCGGGCCCTGCCGACCTCCGCGGCGGCCGAGGTCGAGGCGGGCGGGGTCGACGTCCGGCTGCGCGCCGCCGCCCAGAGCCGGGCCGCCCGCGAGGTCGTGCCCGCCGCCGAGCAGCCGACCCAGCTGACCCTCGACCTCGGCGACCGCCCGCGCCTTGTCGCCGGGGCGGGACTGCCCGAGATGACGGGGGCCGAGCGGGTCCGCGCCGAGCTCGACGTCCTCGGCCTCGACGTCTCGAGCCACGTCGTCAGCTTCTACGAGCCCCTGCTCGAGGCCCTCGGGGTCACCCGCAGCCGCGACCTCGTCGGCTCCCGGAGCCGCTCGGAGGTCTGGGTCGCGGGGGTCAAGGTCGCGACCCAGACGCCGCCGGTCCGCTCCGGCCGGCGCGTGGTCTTCCTCACCCTCGACGACGGCACCGGACCCTCGGACTGCACCTTCTTCGAGGACGTCCAGGGCCCCTACTCCGGGGTCGTCTTCCACTCGTGGCTGCTCCTCGTCCGCGGGGTGCTGCGCCGCACGGGGGAGCGCGGCGTGTCGATCCGGGCCACCGGTGCCTGGGAGCTCGCGGCGCTCTGGGACGCCTGGCAGCTCGGCGGGCTCGAGGCCGTGCGGGCCGCCGTCGCGGCGGGGGAGGCCGAGGCGGTCGCCCGGGCCGAGGCCGCCGAGCACGCCGCCCGCGAGGCCGCCGAGCGCTCCGGGCGCCGGGTCCTCGTCCACGCCTCCGGCTTCCGCCAGTCGCCGTACGCCGACATCAAGCCCGCGGGCGCCGACCCCCGGGCCGGCCGCGGGGTGCCGGTCCTCGACCACCCGGGGGGCCTGCCCCGCCCGGTCACGGTCACGCCCCCGGGGCAGGTCGTCCCGGCGGCGGCCGCGGCCCCGGCGCTGCCGTCGCGCAAGCTGTGGCACGCGAGCCCCGGCAGCTCGGGACACTAG